The Triticum dicoccoides isolate Atlit2015 ecotype Zavitan unplaced genomic scaffold, WEW_v2.0 scaffold186907, whole genome shotgun sequence genomic sequence GGGGCGAGCTTATCACCCTCAGAGGGTATGTGGTGTTGTGTCTCTGGGGCACCTTCTGGGATTCAGTCGGTTTAAGTTTTCGGCAGATATGCCTGAAATTGGCTGGCTTTTGTGGTCTTCGGTGTTTCCACAAGCACTTATCATTGGTTTCTTCTCCGGGGCGGCGTTTTGCTTTGTAGTTTGTGGTCGTCGACGTCTCCTGTTCTTTATTGACGACTTCACAACGATGCTTCTACAAGCTACTAGGTTTGAAAACTTTGATCCGTCAAGGTAGAGGCTCAGAGGTGACAACAAGTTGTGCTCATTGCGTGCCGCCGGTGGATACAGGAGGACGAAGACTTCGTCACCCCCAAGACTTTTGAAGACAAAAAGTTTGTAATGGTGCGTTTGTAAGGACCTATGATACTTAATATATGCATTAGGCCTTTCCGCGAAAAAGGTAACGCCGATGCAAAAATACAAGCGTGTGTACGTGTCATGAACGACCAAAAAATTTATAtcgaataaaaataaaaacatgTTGTGACTTTATGTATAGGTAGTACTTTCATGTTACTATAGACCGACATCCATCTACAGATAAATGTAGCCAGTGGCAGAACCAAGATTGAAGCAAATCCCGGGACAATTTTTTTTTCTGGCACCATGTATGAATATTGGCACCTATAAGCAACCCAAGAATACCTCATAACATTCCTAAAAATTGAGCCTTATTTTGTATGCTTTTGCTGGGTGACGACTGATGTTGCTCGTGACTGTAAAAACATTAAAAAGAATCAATGGCATATACATACATGTCGGCCTGGAATCTTGTTATCCAAGGCTGCACTAAAAAATGATTCCATGCTGATGACTGTAAAATCATTAAATAAAGATGCATTTTTCTTCTGCGAAGTTGTCTTTGGCGATTTCGGCAATCTAAAAATATTGTGTAGGCTCAGTATCTTGGAGGTGCTCACAGGGGTCAATGCATTTGTGGTCATTACCTAAGCCGGTTGCCTCCTCCCCAACAAAAGTCTAGGGTTTCTCTGCCTCCCGCCGGCGCCACCGTCAGTCCGCCTCATCTCCTTTGGCCTCGGGGCATGTCAGCGcggtggatctcggcccttgccggCCCGAGGGCTCTGTTTTCAGTTGTTTCTTTGTGTTTTGTTATGGTTTGTGGCCTGCTCAGTAAAACGAGACCGCGGTGgctccttgaagatggaataagattctccGCGCCTAGCCCCGTCCCGATGGTGTGTCTAACATCaccggtgggcgtgtggaggtgtgtctctgacGGATCTATCCTTGATGGATTTGCTTGGATCTGGTCGTAGTTTGTCTACGTTCATGTGTTTTTAGATTGGATCCTTTCGACCTATGCTACACTTCATCAGCGACGGTTGTTATTCTGCTAcattggtcctatggggccttagcacaacgacCTCCTGACAATGTACTACAACAAGTTTACCCGGCTCCGACGAGGGAGGGATATTGATGGCGGCGCACctttggctcgcttcagtgcttgtagtcgtcactaggtggtccacggatttggatgtaatttttattatttctgttgTTTGTTGTACTGCCTTTTTCGAAGATGAATAAATTGGaagttttctaaaaaaatcaatgcatctgtactatgttaaaaaatATGCATCTTTGATCTGATCATATTTGTGTATATTATCATTTTGGCATCCAATCCTGCCCTAGCCAGTACAAAAGATTCCACGCTGACTTTGGAATTTTCAAGGTCAACTTCTACTGCAACACATACTTGTATATACTTGCGGGCAGGGAAGGGAAAGCGTAACTCAGAGCAGGTCAGTTTGTAGTAAGCGGCAAACAGAAATGGCAAACGATTCTTCGCGCGTCCGCGTGGTTCGCAGGAGCACCGTCAAGGCCTCCGTCACGCGGCCCGACGCCGTGCTTCCCGTCTCCAACCTCGACCTGCTGTACTACCCCATGCCGCTCTCGATGGTCTGCGCCTACCGCAGGCCCTCGTCCGGCGGTGGCTTCGTCGACGTCGTCGCCGCCTTCGAGGCCAAGCTGTCGTCCCTGCTGGACCACTTCTTTCCCCTCGCCGGCCGCATCGTGGCTAACCCGCGCTCAGGGCTCCCGGAGGTGCACTGTGACAACCAGGGCGCGGAGCTAGTCGTCGGCGAGGTCGGCCTGGCGCTGGGCAGCCTGGACTTCGGCGACCTGGACGCGTCGCTGGCGAGAGTCGGCGTCCCCGTCCAGTACGACGCGGACATCGCGCTGTCGGTGCAGCTCGTTTCGTTCTCCTGTGGAGGGTTCGTCGTGGTGTGGGGCACCAACCACGGCCTCGCGGACGGGTGCGCGCTGTGCATGATCGTTGACGCGTGGTCTGAGCTCGCGCGGTCTGGGACGGTCGTCGCCGCCGCCCCGAACTACGACCGCTCCGTGTTCCGCCCTCGCGCTGCCCCGTCGTACGGCCCTTCGGTGGGCGAGCTGTTCATGCCGTTGGTGAGCGAGCGTCTCGTCAACGCCCTCACGGCCGGGGGCTCCTTGGTCGGCCGCACCTACTACGTCGAGGAGCGGGACCTCGCCATGCTGCGCGCGCAAGCGAGCGGCGACGGGGAGCGCGGCGCGAGCCGCGTCGAGGCGGTGTCTGCGTACTTGTGGAAGGTGTTCGCCACCACCGTTGGCTCGTCCGACGAGAGTTGCCGCATGGGCTGGTGGGTGAACGGGCGACGGCGTCTCACCACCACCCCGGAGGAAGCCATGCGCAACTA encodes the following:
- the LOC119344801 gene encoding putrescine hydroxycinnamoyltransferase 1-like, yielding MANDSSRVRVVRRSTVKASVTRPDAVLPVSNLDLLYYPMPLSMVCAYRRPSSGGGFVDVVAAFEAKLSSLLDHFFPLAGRIVANPRSGLPEVHCDNQGAELVVGEVGLALGSLDFGDLDASLARVGVPVQYDADIALSVQLVSFSCGGFVVVWGTNHGLADGCALCMIVDAWSELARSGTVVAAAPNYDRSVFRPRAAPSYGPSVGELFMPLVSERLVNALTAGGSLVGRTYYVEERDLAMLRAQASGDGERGASRVEAVSAYLWKVFATTVGSSDESCRMGWWVNGRRRLTTTPEEAMRNYVGNVTTFAVAEATVEVIQRRPLPEIASMVRGSIRSTATDEHFQELVDWVEEHKRKGNGNGKAAVKFVETATAGLGSPAMGVTSFASFSVDTDFGFGHAAVAMPTWVDCGRLCSGFVKIMARPGSDGGGGGSWILGMSVWPKLAAALDSDEQRIFKPLTAEYLGLMAAAN